One window of the Dreissena polymorpha isolate Duluth1 chromosome 5, UMN_Dpol_1.0, whole genome shotgun sequence genome contains the following:
- the LOC127881031 gene encoding RIB43A-like with coiled-coils protein 2, whose protein sequence is MYKLDLPVDYKEAAAIERRRNMEEQRKSRIFNAKSRTIGVDVQALQQQIKDKQQQESYERRRGEAFAADAIRNDKISQLLEKRQETDIIELNRALNEFRSLHQQPDSRREFDLFDPDYLKKDKPARVSDDDPRCGISSIQKFEGEDLNSKARNKYQQEQLREWSIEQQRERDQARRNQQQADHLYELKMRELDQRAMELQSAEEECRRNINLATTDYNNALARERSERERLHKQQELDDNMTEIANHVFGDVLTENPAVAQSAFGPHRVITDRWKGMSPQQLEDIRKQQEKQRLEKERLAQEQNLRDLEHDRQRLANARAAMLLEREQERKREELQRRLADENRRLAQEQTSHKDYLDKEVYTNPPTAAYFGQFNTSTR, encoded by the exons atgtaTAAATTGGATTTGCCGGTTGACTATAAAGAAGCCGCCGCAATCGAGCGGCGGCGTAATATGGAAGAACAAAGAAAATCAagaatatttaatgcaaaatcTAGGACAATTGGG GTTGATGTTCAAGCTCTCCAACaacaaataaaagataaacagCAACAGGAAAGCTATGAAAGAAGAAGAGGAGAGGCATTCG CTGCTGATGCTATCCGAAATGATAAAATTTCACAACTTCTGGAAAAACGTCAAGAGACAGATATAATAGAACTTAATAGAGCTCTGAATGAGTTCCGTAGTTTACACCAACAGCCAGACAGCCGAAGAGAGTTTGATTTGTTTGACCCTGACTACCTCAAAAAAGACAAGCCAGCAAGAGTTAGCGATGATGATCCCAGATGTGGAATATCCAGTATACAGAAATTTGAAG GTGAGGACCTGAACAGCAAGGCCCGTAACAAGTACCAACAAGAGCAGCTAAGGGAATGGTCCATCGAGCAACAGAGGGAGAGGGACCAGGCTCGCAGAAATCAGCAACAAGCCGACCATCTCTATGAGCTCAAGATGCGTGAACTGGACCAGAGAGCCATGGAACTGCAGTCTGCTGAAGAGGAGTGCAGGAGGAACATCAATTTGGCAACAACTGATTATAATAATGCATTG GCAAGAGAAAGGTCCGAGAGGGAACGACTACATAAGCAGCAGGAGCTGGATGACAACATGACCGAGATTGCCAACCATGTGTTTGGTGATGTGCTCACTGAGAACCCAGCAGTGGCCCAGAGCGCGTTCGGCCCTCACAGGGTGATCACAGACCGCTGGAAGGGCATGAGCCCACAGCAGCTGGAGGATATTCGCAAGCAGCAGGAGAAACAGAGGCTCGAAAAAGAG CGCCTGGCACAAGAACAGAACCTTCGTGACCTTGAACACGATCGTCAGCGTCTTGCCAACGCACGTGCTGCCATGCTTCTGGAGCGGGAACAGGAGCGTAAACGCGAGGAACTCCAGCGCCGCCTTGCGGACGAAAACCGCCGGCTTGCCCAGGAACAAACCTCCCACAAGGATTATCTGGACAAAGAGGTTTACACCAACCCACCAACAGCTGCTTACTTTGGTCAATTCAACACCTCTACACGATAA